In Synechococcus sp. PCC 6312, one genomic interval encodes:
- a CDS encoding DUF1428 domain-containing protein, which translates to MTYIDFYLVPVPCENKSAYEELARISAQVVKEYGALCVVECWLDESGPDVSSYHSVGARQESEEYGSFVRAAGAGKGETVVLSFVEWPDKSTRDIGMAKVTSDPRMQFQDRPPVFDGKRLIASGFKPMLNELSEA; encoded by the coding sequence ATGACCTATATTGACTTTTACCTGGTACCCGTTCCCTGTGAAAACAAGTCTGCCTATGAAGAATTAGCAAGAATCTCAGCACAGGTTGTGAAAGAGTATGGCGCGCTGTGTGTTGTTGAATGTTGGTTGGATGAATCTGGCCCTGATGTCTCGTCATACCACAGTGTGGGGGCACGCCAGGAATCTGAGGAGTATGGGAGTTTTGTGAGAGCTGCTGGTGCCGGTAAGGGTGAAACAGTTGTCCTCTCCTTCGTCGAGTGGCCAGACAAATCCACGCGGGATATCGGTATGGCAAAGGTGACAAGTGATCCACGCATGCAGTTCCAAGATCGACCGCCAGTCTTCGATGGTAAGCGACTGATTGCATCAGGGTTTAAGCCCATGTTGAATGAGTTGAGCGAGGCCTAA
- a CDS encoding ester cyclase: MKSPKEVVQDWVAAYNARDPQALIELYHNDAENLQVAFGAPLYGREALLESFVSFFTAFPDNYTHPLNVFEDGEWAIVEWQGGTFIGQLGDNAPNAKSFTLQGCGFFHVINGKIKFQRGYIDKYTWHSQLGIPVV; this comes from the coding sequence ATGAAATCACCGAAAGAAGTTGTGCAAGATTGGGTTGCGGCATACAACGCTCGTGATCCACAGGCCCTGATTGAGCTTTATCACAATGATGCCGAAAATCTTCAAGTCGCTTTTGGTGCTCCACTTTATGGCCGTGAGGCTTTGTTAGAGAGTTTCGTTTCATTTTTCACGGCATTTCCAGATAACTATACGCACCCCCTGAATGTATTTGAAGATGGCGAATGGGCGATTGTCGAATGGCAAGGCGGCACATTTATAGGTCAACTGGGCGATAATGCGCCAAATGCTAAAAGTTTTACCCTACAAGGCTGTGGTTTCTTTCATGTCATTAACGGCAAAATCAAGTTTCAGCGGGGCTACATTGACAAGTACACATGGCACTCTCAGCTTGGCATACCTGTTGTGTAA
- a CDS encoding SEC-C metal-binding domain-containing protein, with amino-acid sequence MTSDFGSGLTIHFDDYHESISFPRLSRHCELRKYEQRANLWFGICLGQVVPSLRFGVNKEYEWIQSDEMDKLLENLFKPQTFKEKNNINSATITKKTKKKIGRNEICPCGSGKKYKKGCLKQAWRM; translated from the coding sequence ATGACTAGTGACTTTGGATCGGGTTTAACAATTCATTTTGATGATTATCATGAATCTATTTCATTTCCTCGCTTAAGTCGACATTGTGAACTTAGAAAATATGAACAAAGAGCAAATTTGTGGTTTGGTATTTGTCTGGGACAAGTAGTTCCAAGCTTGAGATTTGGAGTGAATAAAGAATATGAATGGATTCAGTCGGATGAAATGGATAAGCTGCTAGAAAATTTATTTAAACCTCAGACCTTCAAAGAGAAAAATAATATTAACTCTGCTACTATAACGAAGAAAACAAAAAAGAAGATAGGGCGAAATGAAATATGTCCGTGCGGGAGCGGGAAAAAGTACAAAAAGGGTTGTTTAAAGCAAGCTTGGAGAATGTGA
- the bcp gene encoding thioredoxin-dependent thiol peroxidase, which produces MALVTAQPAPDFSLIDTDGNLVKLADLRGSWVVLYFYPRDNTPGCTKEACGFRDIFAELKRRNVIVLGVSADDTKSHKKFSEKLSLPFPLLSDPDAQVATAYESFGPKKFMGKEFTGIYRNTFLIDPEGNIAKIYQKVKPETHPTQILADINSLST; this is translated from the coding sequence ATGGCTCTGGTAACTGCCCAACCCGCCCCTGACTTTAGTCTGATTGATACCGATGGCAACCTCGTCAAACTTGCAGATTTACGGGGAAGTTGGGTCGTGCTTTACTTTTATCCCCGTGATAACACCCCTGGCTGTACCAAAGAAGCCTGTGGATTTCGAGATATTTTTGCCGAACTGAAACGCCGCAATGTGATCGTCTTAGGTGTTAGTGCTGATGATACAAAGTCCCACAAGAAATTTTCAGAAAAGTTAAGTTTACCCTTCCCACTGCTATCAGATCCAGATGCCCAAGTTGCCACTGCCTACGAAAGCTTTGGACCCAAAAAATTCATGGGTAAAGAGTTCACTGGCATCTACCGAAATACATTTTTAATTGATCCTGAGGGCAACATTGCCAAAATTTATCAAAAGGTTAAACCGGAAACTCATCCAACTCAAATCCTGGCCGATATTAATTCCTTGAGTACCTAG